A part of Thalassophryne amazonica chromosome 3, fThaAma1.1, whole genome shotgun sequence genomic DNA contains:
- the mych gene encoding myelocytomatosis oncogene homolog translates to MLPCFAQSPDWCPSDPLFFDEAFCQSLLKDLQLLPTPPNSPPMKGGVGGTKPLSNEDQLSYVSDILLEDQDMQLGWNYDFFHDEPAGQKGTAVEAERTRPGSSLAESAEDFLWRCLTTDKSMEEKLVSSVLSSSPLLSDIDTSVFEEIAGSMLDCQELLDTREPSESTSDCGSTGGELSTYSSSDSEEEIDVVTVVRCPTRPSPLPSLDDLPACRKKDEDHCAPQRSYFDIHLQHNYAAPFPTSPPLLSCSSTSSSSSKRSRGSDSAWRRHHSTRGSCSSSSSSSSSSSSSSFSSLYQTHSSRHSTETEDEEERRRTHNVMERQRRSELKNCFLRLRDNVPELSHNDKASKVVILKKARDCIRGLEEDSQRLYVKRDRLRARQMELKSRLEFLHR, encoded by the exons ATGTTGCCGTGTTTCGCTCAGTCTCCGGACTGGTGTCCCTCGGACCCGCTGTTCTTCGACGAGGCGTTCTGCCAGAGTTTGCTGAAGGACCTCCAGTTGCTGCCGACGCCTCCAAATTCCCCGCCAATGAAAGGCGGGGTGGGCGGCACCAAGCCGCTGTCCAATGAGGATCAGCTGAGCTACGTGTCAGACATCCTGCTGGAGGACCAGGACATGCAGCTCGGCTGGAACTACGACTTCTTCCACGACGAGCCGGCTGGACAGAAGGGGACGGCCGTGGAGGCGGAGCGCACTCGGCCCGGGTCCTCTCTGGCGGAGAGCGCCGAGGACTTCCTTTGGAGGTGCCTGACGACAGATAAGAGCATGGAGGAGAAGCTGGTGTCCTCGGTGCTCAGCTCCAGCCCGCTGCTCTCTGACATTGACACCAGCGTCTTCGAGGAGATCGCTGGATCCATGCTGGACTGTCAGGAGCTGCTGGACACCCGCGAACCCAGTGAGTCCACGTCGGACTGTGGCTCCACTGGCGGTGAGCTGTCCACCTATTCGTCCAGTGACTCAG AGGAGGAGATCGATGTGGTGACGGTGGTTCGTTGTCCCACCAGGCCGTCCCCTCTGCCCTCACTGGATGACCTGCCAGCCTGTCGGAAGAAGGATGAGGACCACTGCGCTCCCCAGCGCTCCTACTTTGACATCCACCTCCAGCACAACTACGCTGCACCATTTCCCACCTCTCCGCCGCTGTTGTCCTGCTCGTCCACGTCCTCCTCGTCCAGCAAGCGCTCGAGAGGCAGTGACAGCGCCTGGCGCAGGCACCACTCCACTCGCGGCTCTtgctcatcttcttcttcttcttcttcttcttcttcttcttcttccttttcctcactgtaccaaaCCCATTCATCTCGGCACTCGACGGAGACCGAGGACGAGGAGGAGCGGCGGCGGACGCACAACGTAATGGAGCGGCAACGGCGCAGTGAGCTAAAGAACTGCTTCCTGCGCTTGCGCGACAACGTGCCTGAGCTGTCGCACAACGACAAGGCGTCCAAAGTAGTGATTCTGAAGAAGGCTAGAGACTGCATCCGCGGCCTGGAGGAGGACAGTCAGAGACTGTACGTCAAGCGGGACAGACTCCGGGCGAGGCAGATGGAGCTGAAGTCACGACTCGAGTTCCTCCATAGATAA